Proteins found in one Megalobrama amblycephala isolate DHTTF-2021 linkage group LG5, ASM1881202v1, whole genome shotgun sequence genomic segment:
- the LOC125268198 gene encoding aerolysin-like protein: protein MSYPTTLGQIGGRGGSPFSLTGENNGASLEKIWVWVGGWQVKAVRVWLSDGRDQTFGQPFGNYQEFKFQPGECFTSLSLWGNGAGSRLGAIKFRTSLGREFFAKMTICGLTTENHMDVGSGYCLKVVGRSGADIDCMGFMFLNAVESAVLTNVNYPTINQLIPKVATETIKTLSYKNSSSVTQEQRVESSKTITNKSSWSIRASLKTVFNMEVKAAIPQIADVTGGYQVEVGLESTYSQEQTDERTETLSTDVDVPPGKKVDVNVTIGRANFDLPYTGTVQITCTNGSVLQYETKGTYKGVTYTDIKVETKESPL, encoded by the coding sequence ATGTCCTACCCAACAACTCTAGGGCAAATTGGTGGAAGGGGAGGTAGTCCATTTTCATTAACTGGTGAGAACAATGGTGCCAGTTTAGAGAAGATCTGGGTTTGGGTTGGAGGATGGCAGGTGAAGGCTGTCAGGGTTTGGCTTTCAGATGGGAGAGATCAAACTTTTGGACAACCATTTGGAAATTATCAAGAGTTCAAGTTCCAGCCTGGTGAGTGTTTCACCTCACTGTCCTTGTGGGGGAACGGAGCAGGATCACGTCTTGGAGCTATCAAATTCAGAACCAGTCTTGGGAGAGAATTCTTTGCAAAGATGACAATCTGTGGTTTAACTACAGAAAATCACATGGATGTCGGCTCTGGATATTGTTTGAAAGTTGTAGGAAGATCTGGTGCCGACATTGACTGCATGGGATTCATGTTTCTCAATGCAGTTGAATCAGCAGTTCTCACCAATGTCAACTATCCCACTATCAACCAACTGATACCAAAGGTGGCAACAGAAACAATCAAAACCCTCTCTTACAAGAACAGCTCCTCCGTCACTCAAGAACAAAGAGTTGAATCCTCAAAGACAATAACCAACAAATCTTCATGGTCTATTAGAGCAAGTTTGAAAACAGTATTTAATATGGAAGTTAAGGCTGCGATTCCACAGATTGCAGACGTTACAGGAGGATACCAAGTCGAAGTTGGACTTGAAAGCACTTACAGTCAGGAGCAGACAGATGAGAGAACCGAAACTCTGTCTACTGATGTCGATGTGCCACCAGGGAAGAAGGTGGATGTTAACGTCACCATTGGAAGAGCCAATTTTGACCTGCCTTACACTGGCACAGTGCAGATCACCTGCACGAATGGCAGTGTGTTACAGTACGAAACCAAGGGCACATACAAAGGCGTCACTTACACTGATATCAAAGTGGAGACTAAGGAATCTCCTCTGTAA